In Yarrowia lipolytica chromosome 1F, complete sequence, a genomic segment contains:
- a CDS encoding uncharacterized protein (Compare to YALI0F01056g, similar to uniprot|Q09743 Schizosaccharomyces pombe Protein ste16, similar to Saccharomyces cerevisiae TSC11 (YER093C); ancestral locus Anc_7.380) codes for MKPPHLTDKQWRMELLDKLEIEAKIKDGAENMLQVLDKKEKSKTDTTREGMRSRVESELNASVARIALLNEQLREVPVGHDVPIRGIHQQNHIHTNNHMNGGGDGMDTDDTNNESPSWLISNIVQALDDPAVNADDLVTKCNELVRVFTRYPLQKYDLVLSHVGDRIQRLLLHKRTEVVAAGYRVARHALTDIYSLKTARGFQTDLFVIRSLARDNRCHFERLQALKFIRAFTDVPQGVAEISIGVVRAIVAVAEQTDDRLRVAALETLAELLVLDSHLVHRAGGVRPLLALCVEGPFELAALATRVLLYTLDSPTTRHVLQGGKDLEFLVSVLTEVQQKGHVNPETLRNSCMVIGVVLSSWAGLMSSEGSSLVRALIQCLALPLPLLRDIVLSLLFDLFRLEAPFWSHSFVAGKKLTSHGKIEPKANNRRRPRYINHFLALLLTVFFKEGLLRELQQVITTKEDETSTRKALLLVSELHKLAGEVLPRELLSEIERLETLVISAQVQSSSGPNAAAANAICAIHRIDAISRNQHKTAALNSSTTVKVQMGVQIDDAHFRQLITDTRVLQTKNYTKWNWNVLLELIEGPLLNPKRLEEVTIKHFSKFAKRLMSFYRPFKYRFSAIKRTKYNRKYVETGCALLKTLLATQEGVDYLTENKLLRQMGECLAQLDPMSGIISLEPLFSAQRLESTLSYGYFELLGTLSQDKNGLAMMERWRMFNMLYHLTDVHERQDLLILIIGSLDYTIPNHTRIILSKALTTGPSPVRLFATKRLGSLLHVGGYTQPQSSPHWAISLLVGQLYDPDVEVCKLAVQLLQEYCSVTENVPHVVKCRPALDHLGAVGAPLLLRFLCTSSGFQYLQKMDFVALEMDSWFHGQNEAYVGRIEYYLEQCMVPSFGTVLDLQEKDAKDDALASPPPHFYGELAMTEEGCQLLQKRGHFTEFADFIREHGLTAQDRDTVLKLKGCLWAVGHVGATELGAPFLDQSGVAVDVANIAKHSPVWSLKGTAFYVLGLMGTTNLGSEIIDECGWNSTLDVYGNPRGYALPYEWDGLFTEKSTVVRTSQTVPPILELPKISSDPIRRKIMTALSNLSNHILANDASRTLIKLDAKYHDRFDSLTLFLEVVELLEIYRYRLPQRRFIFELFNTPKMLERNARRQRERKRRSQRD; via the coding sequence ATGAAGCCGCCACATCTGACGGACAAGCAGTGGCGgatggagctgctggacaagctggagatCGAGGCGAAAATCAAAGATGGCGCGGAAAACATGCTGCAGGtgctggacaagaaggagaagtcCAAGACGGACACTACTCGGGAGGGAATGCGGTCGCGGGTGGAGAGTGAGCTCAATGCCAGTGTGGCTCGGATAGCGCTTTTGAACGAACAATTGCGCGAGGTTCCGGTCGGCCATGATGTGCCGATACGGGGTATTCATCAGCAAAATCACAttcacaccaacaaccacatgaatggaggaggagacggcATGGATACAGACGACACCAACAATGAGAGCCCGTCGTGGCTCATCAGCAACATTGTGCAGGCGTTGGACGACCCGGCGGTCAATGCCGACGACCTCGTGACCAAGTGCAACGAGCTGGTGAGGGTCTTCACAAGATACCCCCTGCAAAAGTACGATCTGGTCTTGTCGCATGTGGGCGACCGGATACAGCGGCTGCTGTTACACAAACGCAcagaggtggtggcggCAGGGTACAGAGTGGCACGTCATGCTCTCACGGACATTTACTCGTTGAAGACAGCCCGGGGGTTTCAGACAGATCTGTTTGTGATTCGCAGTTTGGCACGGGACAACAGGTGTCATTTTGAGCGGCTGCAGGCACTCAAATTTATTCGTGCATTCACAGACGTGCCGCAGGGAGTGGCAGAAATCAGCATTGGAGTCGTGCGAGCTATTGTCGCTGTTGCAGAACAGACTGATGACAGGCTACGTGTGGCGGCTTTAGAGACATTGGctgagctgctggttctAGATTCACATCTGGTGCATagagcaggaggagtgCGCCCATTGCTGGCGCTGTGTGTGGAGGGCCCGTTTGAGCTTGCAGCTCTAGCTACCAGAGTTCTTCTCTATACTCTTGACTCACCAACCACGCGTCACGTCTTGCAAGGAGGTAAGGATCTGGAGTTTCTAGTGTCCGTGCTCACTGAGGTGCAGCAGaagggtcacgtgaatccAGAGACGTTGCGTAACTCGTGCATGGTCATTGGTGTGGTTTTGTCGTCCTGGGCAGGTCTCATGTCTTCAGAAGGAAGTTCGTTGGTGCGAGCTTTGATCCAGTGCTTGGCCCTGCCGCTGCCTCTTCTTCGAGACATTGTTTTGTCGCTTCTGTTTGATTTGTTTCGCTTAGAAGCCCCCTTTTGGTCTCATAGCTTTGTGGCAGGCAAGAAGCTCACTTCTCATGGCAAAATCGAACCCAAGGCTAACAACCGGAGGCGCCCACGGTACATTAACCACTTTCTCGCGTTACTTCTGAccgtcttcttcaaggAGGGGCTTCTCAGGgagctccagcaggttATTACCACCAAGGAAGACGAAACCAGTACTCGAAAGGCTCTCCTTCTAGTGTCTGAGCTTCACAAACTGGCTGGAGAAGTGCTCCCACGTGAGCTCTTGAGCGAGATCGAACGACTAGAAACACTGGTTATTTCAGCCCAGGTCCAGTCGTCTTCGGGACCCaacgctgctgctgcaaaCGCCATTTGTGCCATTCATCGCATTGATGCCATTTCGCGTAACCAGCATAAAACCGCGGCGCTCAACTCGTCCACTACCGTCAAGGTGCAGATGGGTGTGCAGATTGATGATGCTCACTTCCGGCAGCTCATCACAGACACAAGAGTGCTGCAGACAAAAAACTACACCAAATGGAACTGGAACGTActgttggagttgattgAGGGCCCACTGCTGAACCCAAAGCGGCTGGAAGAAGTCACTATCAAGCACTTTTCAAAGTTTGCAAAACGACTTATGTCGTTCTACAGACCATTCAAGTACCGGTTTTCGGCTATCAAAAGGACCAAATACAACCGGAAGTACGTGGAGACCGGTTGTGCTCTGCTTAAAACGTTGTTAGCCACCCAGGAGGGAGTTGACTACTTGACTGAAAACAAGTTACTACGGCAAATGGGCGAGTGTCTGGCTCAATTGGATCCCATGAGCGGAATTATTTCTCTGGAGCCTCTCTTCTCCGCCCAGAGACTCGAATCCACACTTTCCTACGGCTACTTTGAGCTGTTGGGGACCCTTTCTCAAGACAAGAACGGTCTGGCTATGATGGAGCGATGGAGAATGTTCAACATGCTGTATCACTTGACAGACGTGCATGAACGTCAGGATCTCCTCATTCTGATCATTGGTTCGCTAGATTACACAATTCCGAACCATACCCGGATCATCCTCTCTAAGGCTCTCACTACAGGTCCTTCTCCCGTCAGACTGTTTGCCACCAAACGTCTGGGATCTCTATTGCATGTGGGAGGCTACACTCAGCCTCAATCTAGTCCCCACTGGGCCATATCTCTTCTTGTGGGCCAGCTTTATGATCCAGATGTGGAGGTGTGCAAGCTTGCTGTTCAACTTTTGCAAGAGTATTGCTCTGTGACTGAAAATGTGCCACATGTGGTCAAATGTCGGCCTGCTCTTGATCATCTGGGTGCTGTTGGAGCTCCTCTGCTCTTGCGATTTCTGTGCACCTCTTCAGGTTTCCAATATCTGCAAAAGATGGATTTCGttgctctggagatggacaGCTGGTTCCACGGTCAGAATGAGGCCTATGTGGGTCGAATCGAGTACTATCTTGAGCAGTGCATGGTCCCCTCATTTGGCACTGTTCTCGATCTACAAGagaaggacgccaaggacgaTGCTCTggcatctcctcctcctcattTCTACGGCGAGCTGGCCATGACAGAAGAGGGCTGTCAACTGTTGCAGAAGCGTGGCCACTTTACAGAGTTTGCCGATTTCATTCGTGAACACGGCCTTACTGCCCaagacagagacacagTGCTCAAGCTTAAGGGTTGCTTGTGGGCTGTTGGCCATGTAGGGGCTACGGAACTTGGAGCGCCGTTCCTGGATCAGTCGGGAGTCGCAGTGGATGTGGCTAACATTGCAAAGCATTCGCCAGTGTGGTCTCTCAAGGGCACCGCTTTCTACGTGCTTGGTTTGATGGGTACTACGAACCTCGGTTCTGAGATCATCGACGAGTGTGGGTGGAACAGCACGCTTGACGTTTATGGCAATCCCAGGGGCTATGCCTTGCCATATGAGTGGGATGGGCTGTTTACGGAGAAATCTACTGTTGTTCGTACGTCACAGACAGTGCCTCCCATTCTGGAGTTGCCTAAGATTTCGTCCGATCCGATCCGACGTAAAATCATGACGGCGCTGTCGAATCTGAGTAATCATATTCTGGCCAACGATGCATCGCGCACACTCATCAAGCTGGACGCGAAGTACCACGACCGGTTCGACTCGCTTAcgctgtttctggaggtggtagagctgctggagatttATCGGTATCGGCTTCCTCAGCGGCGATTTATCTTTGAGCTATTTAACACCCCGAAGATGCTGGAGAGGAACGCCCGACGGCagagagaaagaaagaGACGAAGCCAGAGGGATTAG
- a CDS encoding uncharacterized protein (Compare to YALI0F01034g, similar to Saccharomyces cerevisiae CDC9 (YDL164C); ancestral locus Anc_7.343, similar to KLLA0D12496g Kluyveromyces lactis IPF 4561.1 and uniprot|P04819 Saccharomyces cerevisiae YDL164c CDC9 DNA ligase): MQLNTIKPRRVMFLSFRTPTTRRVVFNMAKQQTLNFFGTKRKASEEVEDKKVAKVKIETKTTKSPEPETSSKQSPKSPKKQSPKSSNKELSASKQFLKSSTSTSSLPSTKTVCAETAKKLAEEGSGHTHGPLLYRTIVDTFEKIEATTKRLEITAHCAALFLSVLKSHPQMMATVVYLCINRLGPDYEGLELGLGESLLMKSIAESTGRTPAYVKTEYQKLGDLGKVAQSSKSNQRAMFKPEPLKAANVFDTFREIAQTTGKDSQNAKINMIKRMMGACQGNEAKFIIRSLEGKLRIGLAEKSVLVSLSQAFVTFEAENKGKKVNPDDITAGEEMIRDVFCQLPNYALIIDAILENGIMRLSETCKISTGVPLKPMLAKPTKSISEVLDRFQDTEFTCEYKYDGERAQIHKTESGEMFVYSRNSEDMTVRYPDLVSIIPKFAGEAKSFILDCEAVAWDRKQNKILPFQVLSTRKRKNVNEEEITVRVCIFAFDILYLNGESLLTLPLAERRQKLKEAFTEVPGEFLFAKSMDTSNVEEIQTFLDQSIKDSCEGLMVKLLEGKESGYEPSKRSRNWLKVKKDYIDGIGDSLDLVILGGYFGKGKRSQWYGAFLLGVYNQDSEEFETVCKTATGFSEEMLQKMYDKLKPTVIETPHSDVSYDSTPANLPDVWFDPSTVIEILAADLSLSPVYKAGIDQMDRGISLRFPRFIRVRDDKGIHDATSSDQIVEMYQNQAALVG, translated from the exons ATGCAGCTAAATACAATTAAACCGCGTCGCGTCATGTTTCTCTCTTTTCGCACCCCGACAACGCGTCGAGTAGTATTCAACATGGCCAAGCAGCAGACGTTAAA TTTTTTCGGCACTAAGAGAAAGGCTtcggaggaggtggaggataAGAAGGTGGCTAAAGTGAAGATTGAGACGAAGACCACCAAATCTCCTGAGCCCGAGACATCCAGCAAGCAGTCGCCAAAGTCGCCTAAGAAGCAATCACCAAAGTCGTCAAACAAGGAGTTGTCAGCCTCGAAACAATTCCTCAAGTCTTCTACATCGACAAGTTCGTTACCGTCTACCAAAACCGTCTGTGCTGAAACAGCCAAGAAACTAGCTGAGGAAGGATCGGGACATACCCATGGCCCGTTGCTGTACCGAACCATTGTGGACACATTTGAAAAGATCGAAGCGACTACTAAACGGCTGGAAATCACGGCCCATTGTGCCGCTCTGTTTTTGTCGGTTCTCAAGAGCCATCCTCAGATGATGGCCACTGTGGTCTACCTATGCATCAACCGACTTGGTCCCGACTACGAGGGTCTCGAATTGGGCCTCGGAGAGTCGCTTCTGATGAAATCCATTGCCGAAAGTACCGGACGAACGCCTGCCTACGTCAAGACCGAGTACCAGAAACTCGGTGATCTGGGCAAGGTGGCCCAGTCGTCCAAGAGCAACCAGCGAGCCATGTTTAAGCCCGAACctctcaaggctgccaaCGTTTTTGATACCTTTCGAGAAATCGCCCAGACAACAGGTAAAGATTCTCAGAACGCCAAAATCAACATGATCAAACGAATGATGGGGGCCTGTCAGGGAAACGAGGCCAAGTTTATCATTCGAAGCCTGGAGGGCAAATTGCGTATTGGACTGGCTGAGAAGTCGGTGCTGGTGTCGCTTTCTCAAGCCTTTGTCACCTTTGAAGCTGAGAACAAAGGCAAGAAGGTGAACCCGGATGATATCACTGCAGGAGAAGAAATGATTCGAGATGTGTTCTGCCAGCTGCCCAACTACGCGCTCATCATCGACGCCATTCTGGAAAACGGAATCATGCGCCTTTCTGAAACTTGCAAGATTTCCACTGGTGTTCCTCTCAAGCCTATGTTGGCCAAACCCACCAAGTCTATCTCAGAGGTCCTGGATCGCTTCCAAGACACAGAATTCACTTGCGAGTACAAATACGACGGAGAACGAGCTCAGATCCATAAAACCGAGTCCGGGGAAATGTTTGTGTATTCTCGAAACTCGGAAGATATGACTGTCCGTTACCCTGACTTGGTTTCCATCATTCCCAAGTTTGCCGGAGAGGCCAAATCCTTCATTCTCGATTGCGAGGCAGTTGCCTGGGATAGAAAGCAAAACAAAATCCTGCCGTTCCAGGTTCTGTCAACTCGAAAGCGGAAGAACGTGAACGAGGAAGAAATTACTGTCAGAGTGTGTATATTCGCATTCGACATTCTGTACCTCAATGGCGAGTCTCTTTTGACCCTACCTCTTGCCGAACGACGTCAGAAACTCAAGGAGGCCTTCACTGAGGTGCCGGGCGAGTTTCTGTTTGCCAAGTCGATGGACACGTCCAATGTTGAGGAGATTCAGACATTCCTGGACCAGTCCATCAAGGACTCGTGCGAGGGACTGATGGTGAAGCTTCTGGAGGGTAAGGAGTCTGGATATGAGCCGTCCAAGCGGTCGCGAAACTGgctcaaggtcaagaaggactacATTGACGGAATTGGCGACTCTCTGGACCTTGTTATTCTCGGAGGATACTTTGGCAAGGGCAAACGGTCTCAGTGGTATGGAGCATTCTTGTTGGGTGTGTATAATCAGGACTCGGAGGAGTTCGAGACAGTCTGCAAGACAGCCACGGGCTTCTCGGAAGAAATGCTGCAGAAGATGTACGATAAACTAAAACCCACGGTGATCGAGACCCCCCACAGTGATGTTTCGTACGACTCCACGCCTGCTAACTTGCCAGACGTGTGGTTTGATCCTTCTACTGTGATTGAGATTCTGGCGGCCGActtgtctctgtctccGGTTTACAAAGCTGGCATTGACCAGATGGACCGAGGTATTTCACTTCGGTTCCCTCGTTTCATTCGAGTGAGAGACGACAAGGGTATTCATGATGCCACCAGCAGTGACCAGATTGTCGAAATGTACCAGAACCAGGCTGCGCTGGTGGGTTAG
- a CDS encoding uncharacterized protein (Compare to YALI0F01078g, similar to uniprot|P32837 Saccharomyces cerevisiae YDL210w GABA-specific permease (GABA-specific transport protein)): MSELEKQVPDSYYNDSEILATIGYKPELKRNFSTVQVFGIAFSLMGLIPSIASTISFSLQAGPYGMVWGWFTCSVCIMTVGLALAELGSSLPTSGGLYWWSYYFAPGKAKRPLSFLAGYSSFLGLTGGLMSIDYGFAQMLVSMIIVATDGQWNPSAYVLYGIFAACVVSHACVGSMGTRHMARLQTVCIYGNVAIALVLIIALPIGARNHLNSASYMFGQIENTTDGWPTAWVFFLGWLAPSWTIGGFDSCVHMSEEASNATKAVPFGIIASISVGWILGFVVVIVLVAVMPHDVKPLLETVYQQPFAQLVYDTLGKKWTIGVMTAIFILQWTMGLSSVTSASRQAWAFSRDGALQFSDFFKVVNQKYSNPIRCVWGSALLALCIGCLCMINAAAAQALFSLAAGGTSLGWLIPISLKLLYGKNRFVPGPFYLGRFPSKLIGGFASVFLMFSLVLIQFPQTTAHPTKDTMNYTCVIVAVYLDTNPMDIHQTVAMWRLGFKEKSVRAKNYASRHMREIRDTSEEHDAALGEAMSHLEAQELRSLVNELWLSSPIVDD, encoded by the exons ATGTCAGAACTCGAAAAACAAGTCCCCGACTCATATTACAACGACTCGGAGATTCTTGCTACCATTGGATACAAGCCCGAGTTGAAACGCAACTTCTCCACTGTTCAAGTGTTTGGAATTGCGTTTTCACTCATGGGCCTGATCCCCTCCATAGCCTCAACcatctctttctctctccagGCTGGCCCATACGGAATGGTGTGGGGTTGGTTTACCTGTTCGGTATGCATCATGACAGTCGGACTGGCTCTAGCAGAACTCGGCTCCTCTCTACCAACTTCAGGAGGCCTATACTGGTGGTCGTACTATTTTGCTCCTGGGAAGGCAAAACGGCCCCTGAGCTTTCTCGCAGGCTACAGCAGCTTCCTGGGCCTCACTGGAGGCCTCATGTCCATTGATTATGGATTTGCTCAAATGCTGGTCAGTATGATCATTGTGGCTACAGACGGCCAGTGGAATCCAAGTGCCTACGTGCTTTACGGCATTTTTGCAGCCTGCGTAGTATCTCATGCTTGCGTGGGGTCCATGGGAACCAGACATATGGCTAGGCTACAGACCGTGTGTATCTATGGTAATGTCGCTATCGCTCTAGTTTTAATCATAGCACTTCCCATAGGCGCGCGAAACCATCTCAACTCCGCTTCTTACATGTTTGGACAAATTGAAAACACCACCGACGGATGGCCCACCGCCTGGGTCTTCTTTCTGGGCTGGCTAGCTCCCTCGTGGACCATTGGAGGATTCGACTCGTGTGTTCACATGTCAGAAGAGGCTTCAAATGCTACCAAGGCAGTGCCATTTGGAATCATTGCGTCTATCAGTGTAGGCTGGATTCTGGGGTTTGTTGTCGTCATTGTCCTGGTTGCAGTTATGCCCCACGATGTCAAGCCTCTTCTTGAGACAGTCTATCAGCAACCTTTTGCTCAATTGGTGTATGATACTCTGGGAAAGAAATGGACAATTGGAGTCATGACGGCCATCTTCATCCTACAATGGACTATGGGGTTGTCCAGTGTCACTTCTGCATCGAGACAAGCCTGGGCTTTTTCAAGAGACGGGGCTCTGCAATTCTCCGACTTCTTTAAAGTGGTCAACCAAAAGTACTCCAACCCAATCAGATGTGTCTGGGGCAGTGCCCTGTTGGCTCTGTGTATCGGATGTCTGTGTATGATCAACGCGGCGGCTGCTCAGGCGTTGTTTTCGCTGGCAGCAGGAGGAACTTCTTTGGGATGGCTGATTCCAATTTCTCTGAAGTTGCTGTATGGTAAGAACCGGTTCGTTCCAGGCCCCTTCTATCTCGGAAGATTTCCTTCCAAGCTGATTGGGGGCTTTGCCAGCGTCTTTCTGATGTTCAGTCTAGTACTGATCCAGTTCCCACAGACTACTGCCCATCCTACTAAGGATACAATGAATTACACCTGTGTCATTGTAGCTGTG TACCTCGATACGAACCCAATGGACATCCACCAGACAGTAGCCATGTGGCGGTTGGGCttcaaggagaagagtgTACGTGCTAAGAACTACGCCTCCAGACACATGCGAGAGATACGAGATACTTCCGAAGAGCACGATGCCGCTCTTGGTGAAGCCATGTCTCATCTGGAGGCCCAAGAGTTGCGTTCCTTGGTGAATGAATTGTGGCTATCCTCTCCAATTGTGGATGACTAG